From the genome of Oncorhynchus masou masou isolate Uvic2021 unplaced genomic scaffold, UVic_Omas_1.1 unplaced_scaffold_1239, whole genome shotgun sequence, one region includes:
- the LOC135530035 gene encoding somatostatin receptor type 5-like isoform X3: MGHFLIHLPDLQPHPHLPAMNPQDCTSIPGDFNLSSSSRGYSTVPNLFMNESGESAPFQDSSTVITAVISMTVFMVGLLGNTLAIYVVLRYAKMKTVTNMYLLNLALADELYILGLPFLTTQNVLSYWPFGEFLCRVVMTVDSINQFTSTFCLTVMSIDRYLAVVHPIRSVKWRQPKVAKIINGLVWVVSFVVVLPVTIYSDVQDRFNSCNMSWPDPQELWSTVFILYTAILGFFGPLLIICLCYLLIIIKVKSAGARAGLTRRRRSERKVTRMVVIIVVVFVICWLPFFTTNIVNLVFIIPENSVTAGVYFFLVIMTYVNSCANPLLYGFLSDNFKQSFRKVLCLHKANGVGVGDGGDMGSGGGRPISPRLERVETTQQQDPLFTPRIMDFNNGHMQNNQCVQIETCANMTTELLPLESPVIVQSTL, from the exons ATGGGCCATTTCCTAATTCATCTCCCTGACCTCCAACCCCACCCCCACCTCCCCGCTATGAATCCCCAAGACTGCACCTCCATCCCTGGGGATttcaacctctcctcctcctccaggggcTACTCCACGGTCCCCAACCTCTTCATGAATGAGTCCGGCGAGAGCGCTCCCTTCCAGGACAGCAGCACCGTTATCACCGCAGTAATCTCTATGACTGTATTCATGGTGGGCCTCCTGGGCAACACGCTGGCCATCTACGTGGTCCTGCGCTATGCCAAGATGAAGACTGTCACCAACATGTACCTTCTGAACTTAGCCCTGGCAGATGAATTGTACATCTTAGGACTTCCCTTCCTGACCACCCAGAACGTGCTCTCTTATTGGCCGTTCGGGGAGTTTCTGTGCCGCGTGGTCATGACGGTAGACTCCATCAACCAGTTCACCAGCACCTTCTGCCTGACCGTGATGAGCATTGACCGCTACCTGGCCGTGGTGCACCCCATTCGGAGCGTCAAGTGGCGGCAGCCGAAGGTGGCTAAGATCATAAACGGGCTGGTGTGGGTGGTGTCGTTCGTGGTGGTGCTGCCGGTCACCATCTACTCAGATGTTCAGGACCGCTTCAACTCGTGCAACATGAGCTGGCCCGATCCCCAGGAGCTGTGGTCAACGGTCTTCATCCTCTACACGGCCATCTTGGGCTTCTTCGGCCCCCTGCTGATCATCTGCCTCTGCTACctgctcatcatcatcaag GTGAAGTCTGCCGGGGCCAGGGCGGGCCTGACCAGGCGGCGCCGCTCCGAACGCAAAGTCACCCGCATGGTGGTCATCATCGTGGTGGTCTTCGTCATCTGCTGGCTGCCCTTCTTCACCACCAACATAGTCAACCTCGTCTTCATCATACCAGAGAACAGTGTCACCGCTGGCGTCTACTTCTTCCTGGTCATCATGACCTACGTCAACTCCTGTGCCAACCCGCTCCTCTACGGCTTCCTGTCTGACAACTTCAAGCAGAGCTTCAGGAAGGTCCTGTGTCTCCACAAGGCGAACGGAGTTGGGGTGGGGGACGGAGGAGAcatggggagtggagggggacgtCCCATATCCCCTCGGCTGGAGAGGGTGGAGACGACACAGCAGCAAGACCCGCTCTTCACCCCCCGGATCATGGACTTCAACAATGGACACATGCAGAACAACCAA
- the LOC135530035 gene encoding somatostatin receptor type 5-like isoform X2 has protein sequence MEMRTAEWLNSDVPWTVYETLSLMGHFLIHLPDLQPHPHLPAMNPQDCTSIPGDFNLSSSSRGYSTVPNLFMNESGESAPFQDSSTVITAVISMTVFMVGLLGNTLAIYVVLRYAKMKTVTNMYLLNLALADELYILGLPFLTTQNVLSYWPFGEFLCRVVMTVDSINQFTSTFCLTVMSIDRYLAVVHPIRSVKWRQPKVAKIINGLVWVVSFVVVLPVTIYSDVQDRFNSCNMSWPDPQELWSTVFILYTAILGFFGPLLIICLCYLLIIIKVKSAGARAGLTRRRRSERKVTRMVVIIVVVFVICWLPFFTTNIVNLVFIIPENSVTAGVYFFLVIMTYVNSCANPLLYGFLSDNFKQSFRKVLCLHKANGVGVGDGGDMGSGGGRPISPRLERVETTQQQDPLFTPRIMDFNNGHMQNNQVVCSN, from the exons CCTTATGGGCCATTTCCTAATTCATCTCCCTGACCTCCAACCCCACCCCCACCTCCCCGCTATGAATCCCCAAGACTGCACCTCCATCCCTGGGGATttcaacctctcctcctcctccaggggcTACTCCACGGTCCCCAACCTCTTCATGAATGAGTCCGGCGAGAGCGCTCCCTTCCAGGACAGCAGCACCGTTATCACCGCAGTAATCTCTATGACTGTATTCATGGTGGGCCTCCTGGGCAACACGCTGGCCATCTACGTGGTCCTGCGCTATGCCAAGATGAAGACTGTCACCAACATGTACCTTCTGAACTTAGCCCTGGCAGATGAATTGTACATCTTAGGACTTCCCTTCCTGACCACCCAGAACGTGCTCTCTTATTGGCCGTTCGGGGAGTTTCTGTGCCGCGTGGTCATGACGGTAGACTCCATCAACCAGTTCACCAGCACCTTCTGCCTGACCGTGATGAGCATTGACCGCTACCTGGCCGTGGTGCACCCCATTCGGAGCGTCAAGTGGCGGCAGCCGAAGGTGGCTAAGATCATAAACGGGCTGGTGTGGGTGGTGTCGTTCGTGGTGGTGCTGCCGGTCACCATCTACTCAGATGTTCAGGACCGCTTCAACTCGTGCAACATGAGCTGGCCCGATCCCCAGGAGCTGTGGTCAACGGTCTTCATCCTCTACACGGCCATCTTGGGCTTCTTCGGCCCCCTGCTGATCATCTGCCTCTGCTACctgctcatcatcatcaag GTGAAGTCTGCCGGGGCCAGGGCGGGCCTGACCAGGCGGCGCCGCTCCGAACGCAAAGTCACCCGCATGGTGGTCATCATCGTGGTGGTCTTCGTCATCTGCTGGCTGCCCTTCTTCACCACCAACATAGTCAACCTCGTCTTCATCATACCAGAGAACAGTGTCACCGCTGGCGTCTACTTCTTCCTGGTCATCATGACCTACGTCAACTCCTGTGCCAACCCGCTCCTCTACGGCTTCCTGTCTGACAACTTCAAGCAGAGCTTCAGGAAGGTCCTGTGTCTCCACAAGGCGAACGGAGTTGGGGTGGGGGACGGAGGAGAcatggggagtggagggggacgtCCCATATCCCCTCGGCTGGAGAGGGTGGAGACGACACAGCAGCAAGACCCGCTCTTCACCCCCCGGATCATGGACTTCAACAATGGACACATGCAGAACAACCAAGTAG